In a single window of the Penaeus chinensis breed Huanghai No. 1 chromosome 4, ASM1920278v2, whole genome shotgun sequence genome:
- the LOC125025063 gene encoding uncharacterized protein LOC125025063 isoform X1, which translates to MDMWMSNFSGTILNGIDINQLYTTTVLSNGTEIINCDIKFSRNLKVNKTVVKSDLSGLDEDGILIDNLNVTEVSEKAVLTSGGPYHIFGRKTFSNLTASALSVEDSIGNVPVENFVVVSRHDRPIRNLVSNASITVTDLQVNGLIDGVNLENLLASRITISENETISRSLAFETVKVEGDLTVNKINDIYLSNIVLKSGREQQDILDRKTLNGGLVVNGRIGGRELNGIDLPELNRLVVRKDRNATLGNAMTFKKPIESKVPIAVLGTVNAFKLSSLVYNMTALGQHVGNQSARLQDLYMQLANTHSDNLQLACGFYQPMAFGEELINMEVKFAGKMTFGLVGENLPTLALGNCHLQCSCNMETAIYKLGEDGSLQLDIVVRDRAVFFFQTDGYSGTQLGYQCTNQGGTSIFSFVGKNTTILLSPSLGFPSEVKSFTVEQDGINKTYFVTIGTDLTYMSYGIESSVINVLRIDENQLTRVWSKHTRAKISSLDIAKIFGVWCMLVANIALADDKTDPYTAPTRLYKWNKDEFVLVKEYYGEYVTSAMFLRPRAPRNVNFFSMAQLKAANTPLGAFNLRYTTEVLVYKLQDLETGHGFTPYARLKSYGVVAQQHMFAGDDLYLMALSEYSKTLDVYEYVPSEGFRLFQQLRVCEKPLDLKSIKAGDEEMMLVSCREPYKLISFRFNVKGMSNT; encoded by the exons tAACTGTGACATCAAGTTCAGCAGGAATTTAAAGGTGAACAAAACCGTCGTGAAATCTGATCTATCTGGTTTAGATGAAGATGGTATTCTGATCGATAATTTGAACGTGACGGAGGTGAGCGAAAAGGCTGTGTTGACGAGTGGAGGTCCTTATCATATTTTCGGCAGAAAGACGTTTTCCAACTTAACTGCCTCGGCATTGAGTGTAGAAG ATTCAATAGGGAATGTGCCAGTCGAAAATTTTGTGGTTGTCTCCCGGCATGACAGACCAATAAGGAACCTTGTATCTAATGCATCCATCACCGTCACAGATCTTCAG GTAAATGGGCTTATAGATGGAGTGAATTTGGAAAACTTGCTTGCAAGCCGGATCACCATCAGTGAAAATGAAACCATCTCAAGATCACTGGCATTTGAAACTGTGAAAGTAGAAG GTGACTTAACGGTGAACAAAATCAACGATATTTATCTTTCAAATATTGTGCTAAAATCCGGAAGAGAACAGCAAGACATCCTTGATCGGAAAACTTTGAATGGGGGTCTGGTTGTCAATGGACGTATTGGAGGCAGAGAGCTCAATGGAATCGACTTACCCGAACTAAATCGACTGGTTGTCCGAAAGGATCGGAACGCAACACTGGGAAATGCCATG ACATTCAAGAAACCCATAGAATCCAAAGTACCAATCGCGGTACTAGGAACGGTCAATGCCTTCAAACTCTCTAGCCTGGTATACAATATGACTGCTCTCGGGCAGCATGTTGGGAACCAGAGTGCCAGACTTCAGGATTTGTACATGCAACTTGCAAACACTCACAGTGATAACTTACAACTCGCTTGCG GCTTTTATCAACCGATGGCATTTGGAGAAGAACTCATTAACATGGAAGTAAAATTTGCTGGAAAAATGACATTCGGACTCGTGGGAGAAAACCTTCCCACCTTGGCTTTGGGAAATTGTCATCTTCAGTGCAGCTGCAACATGGAAACTGCAATTTACAAA TTAGGTGAAGATGGAAGCTTGCAGCTTGACATTGTAGTCAGAGACAGAGCAGTGTTTTTCTTCCAAACTGATGGTTATAGTGGAACACAGCTTGGTTACCA ATGCACAAATCAAGGTGGAACAAGCATCTTTAGCTTTGTGGGTAAAAACACAACaattcttttatctccctctcttggtTTTCCATCTGAAGTCAAATCGTTTACTGTGGAACAAGATGGAATCAACAAGACCTATTTTGTAACCATAGGAACAGATCTAACTT ATATGAGTTACGGCATTGAAAGTTCCGTAATTAATGTTTTGAGAATAGACGAGAATCAACTCACTAGGGTATGGTCAAAGCATACTAGGGCCAAGATCTCTTCACTGGATATCGCAAAA ATTTTTGGAGTGTGGTGCATGTTGGTAGCCAATATTGCGCTGGCTGATGATAAAACCGACCCATACACAGCACCTACGCGTTTGTACAAATGGAACAAAGACGAG TTTGTACTTGTGAAAGAATACTATGGTGAATATGTGACTTCTGCCATGTTCCTCCGGCCTCGAGCTCCCAGAAACGTGAACTTTTTCTCGATGGCCCAACTGAAGGCTGCCAATACCCCTCTTGGTGCTTTCAATCTGAGATACACAACCGAAGTATTG GTGTACAAACTGCAAGACCTTGAGACTGGCCATGGCTTTACACCTTACGCGAGGCTGAAGTCGTACGGTGTGGTCGCCCAACAGCATATGTTCGCGGGAGACGATCTCTACCTAATGGCACTGTCTGAGTACTCGAAGACCCTCGATGTTTATGAATACGTACCTTCAGAG GGTTTCCGACTGTTCCAGCAACTCCGTGTCTGCGAGAAACCCCTTGATCTGAAGAGCATCAAAGCCGGTGACGAAGAGATGATGCTGGTATCGTGTAGAGAGCCGTACAAGTTGATTAGTTTTCGGTTCAATGTCAAGGGGATGTCGAATACGTAG